A window from Mycobacterium saskatchewanense encodes these proteins:
- a CDS encoding M16 family metallopeptidase, giving the protein MPRQPAADDTGGRPGSAGALRRGKRALEATPEHRAALRRTTLPGGLRVVTEHLPAVRSASVGVWVGVGSRDEGATVAGAAHFLEHLLFKSTPTRTAVDIAQAMDAVGGELNAFTAKEHTCYYAHVLDSDLALAVDLVADVVLNGRCAAEDVEVERDVVLEEIAMRDDDPEDALGDMFLGALFGDHPVGRPVIGTAESVSAMTRAQLHSFHVRRYTPERMVVAVAGNVDHDEVVKLVRAHFGPHLVRGRQAVSPRKGAGRVPGRPGLALANRDSEQAHVSLGIRTPGRTWKHRWALSVLHTALGGGLSSRLFQEVRESRGLAYSIYSATDVFADSGALSVYAACLPERFADVMRVASDVLESVGRDGITEAECRIAKGSLRGGLVLGLEDSSSRMSRLGRNELNYGAQRTIEETLRRIDEVTVDEVNAVARRLLGQRYGAAVVGPYTTKRSLPQQLRAMVN; this is encoded by the coding sequence ATGCCGCGACAGCCAGCAGCTGACGACACCGGAGGGCGTCCGGGTTCGGCGGGCGCCCTGCGGCGGGGTAAACGCGCCCTTGAGGCCACACCGGAACACCGTGCCGCGCTGCGGCGCACCACCCTGCCTGGCGGCCTGCGCGTCGTGACCGAACACCTGCCCGCCGTGCGCTCGGCCTCGGTCGGCGTCTGGGTGGGGGTCGGGTCGCGCGACGAGGGCGCGACCGTGGCCGGAGCGGCGCATTTCCTCGAGCACCTGCTGTTCAAATCCACCCCGACCCGCACGGCCGTGGACATCGCGCAGGCGATGGACGCCGTCGGCGGGGAGCTCAACGCGTTCACCGCCAAGGAACACACCTGCTACTACGCGCACGTGCTCGACAGCGACCTCGCGCTCGCCGTCGACCTCGTCGCCGACGTGGTGCTCAACGGCCGCTGCGCGGCCGAGGATGTCGAGGTCGAACGCGACGTCGTCCTCGAAGAGATCGCCATGCGCGACGACGACCCCGAGGACGCGCTGGGCGACATGTTCCTGGGCGCACTGTTCGGTGACCACCCGGTGGGCCGCCCGGTGATCGGCACCGCGGAATCGGTGTCGGCGATGACGCGGGCCCAGTTGCACTCGTTCCACGTGCGGCGCTACACGCCGGAGCGGATGGTCGTCGCGGTCGCCGGCAACGTCGACCACGACGAGGTGGTCAAGCTGGTGCGCGCGCATTTCGGGCCGCACCTGGTTCGGGGGCGGCAGGCGGTCAGTCCGCGCAAGGGCGCCGGACGGGTCCCGGGCCGCCCCGGACTGGCGCTGGCCAATCGTGACTCCGAACAGGCCCACGTCTCGCTGGGCATTCGCACCCCCGGGCGCACCTGGAAGCATCGCTGGGCCCTGTCGGTGCTACACACCGCGCTGGGCGGCGGGCTGAGTTCGCGGCTGTTCCAGGAGGTGCGCGAGTCCCGGGGCTTGGCCTACTCGATCTACTCCGCAACCGACGTTTTCGCCGACAGTGGCGCGCTGTCGGTGTACGCGGCATGCCTGCCGGAGCGATTCGCCGACGTCATGCGGGTCGCCAGTGACGTCCTCGAATCGGTGGGCCGCGACGGCATCACCGAGGCGGAATGCCGGATCGCCAAGGGGTCGTTGCGCGGCGGGCTCGTCCTCGGGCTGGAGGATTCCAGTTCCCGCATGAGCCGGCTGGGCCGCAACGAGCTCAACTACGGCGCGCAGCGCACCATCGAAGAGACTCTGCGGCGGATCGACGAGGTGACCGTCGACGAGGTGAACGCGGTGGCGCGCCGGCTGCTGGGCCAGCGCTACGGTGCTGCCGTGGTGGGCCCGTATACCACGAAACGATCACTGCCCCAACAACTTAGGGCGATGGTAAATTAG
- a CDS encoding nitronate monooxygenase: MVLGFWDIMVPIVGAPMAGGAGTPALAAAVSNAGGLGFIPAGYVSAEQFAEDVTAARALTTGPLGVNLLVPQPSVADWAALDYYAEELEGVAEHYQVEVGRPEFGDDDDWERKLEVVADMRPELVSFTFGVPSPDVIARLGALGLLVMVTVTSAYEAGVAIAAGADSLVVQGPNAGGHRGTFAPDMEPGTESLHDLIDRIHRAHRDVPLIAAGGLGTAEDVAGVLRRGAVAAQVGTALLLSDEANTHRAQRTAMKNPLHGKTIVSRAFSGRYARGLENTFTRLLNDVAPLGYPEVHQMTLPIREAAAQWEDPNGMALWAGTSFQKAESGPAGDIVANLGG; the protein is encoded by the coding sequence ATGGTACTCGGCTTCTGGGACATCATGGTCCCCATCGTCGGCGCTCCGATGGCCGGCGGGGCGGGCACCCCGGCGCTGGCCGCGGCGGTGTCCAACGCGGGCGGGCTGGGCTTCATCCCCGCCGGGTACGTCAGCGCCGAGCAGTTCGCCGAAGACGTCACGGCCGCGCGGGCCCTGACCACCGGCCCGCTGGGCGTGAACCTGCTGGTGCCCCAGCCCAGCGTGGCGGACTGGGCGGCGCTGGACTACTACGCCGAAGAGCTCGAGGGGGTCGCCGAGCACTACCAGGTCGAGGTGGGCCGGCCCGAGTTCGGGGACGACGACGACTGGGAACGAAAGCTCGAGGTGGTGGCCGACATGCGCCCGGAGCTGGTGTCGTTCACCTTCGGCGTGCCGTCGCCCGATGTCATCGCGCGGCTCGGCGCGCTGGGCCTGCTGGTGATGGTGACGGTGACGTCGGCCTACGAGGCGGGGGTGGCCATCGCCGCCGGCGCGGACAGCCTGGTGGTGCAGGGACCCAACGCCGGCGGCCACCGCGGCACGTTCGCGCCGGACATGGAGCCCGGAACCGAGTCGTTGCACGACCTGATCGACCGCATCCATCGCGCCCATCGCGACGTCCCGCTCATCGCGGCCGGCGGGCTGGGCACCGCCGAGGACGTCGCCGGTGTGCTGCGCCGGGGCGCGGTCGCGGCACAGGTCGGTACCGCGCTGTTGCTCAGCGACGAGGCCAACACCCATCGCGCCCAGCGCACCGCGATGAAGAATCCCCTGCACGGCAAGACCATCGTCTCGCGCGCGTTCTCGGGTCGCTACGCCCGTGGTCTGGAGAACACCTTCACCCGTCTGCTCAACGACGTTGCGCCGCTGGGTTATCCGGAGGTGCACCAGATGACGCTGCCGATACGGGAGGCGGCGGCCCAGTGGGAGGACCCGAACGGGATGGCCCTGTGGGCGGGGACGTCGTTCCAGAAGGCCGAGTCCGGCCCGGCCGGCGACATCGTCGCCAACCTCGGCGGCTGA
- the ald gene encoding alanine dehydrogenase: MRVGVPTETKNNEFRVAITPAGVAELIHRGHEVLVQAGAGEGSAIPDEEFKAAGAELAATAEQVWADADLLLKVKEPTPPEYGLLRSGQVLFTYLHLAASRACTDALLASGTTSIAYETVEGADGSLPLLAPMSEVAGRLAAQVGAYHLMRTEGGRGVLMGGVPGVKGADVVVIGAGTAGYNAARVASGMGATVMVFDLNIARLRVLDAEFGGRIGTRYSSAYELSGAVTRADLVIGAVLVPGGKAPTLVPNSLVAQMKTGAVLVDISIDQGGCFEDSRPTTHDQPTFAVHDTLFYCVANMPSAVPKTSTVALTNATMPYVLRIADHGWRAACQTDPALAKGLSTHAGALLCERVAADLDLPFTDRASVLA, encoded by the coding sequence ATGCGCGTCGGCGTTCCGACCGAGACGAAGAACAACGAGTTCCGGGTGGCCATCACCCCGGCCGGTGTCGCCGAACTGATCCACCGCGGACACGAGGTGCTCGTGCAGGCGGGCGCCGGCGAGGGGTCGGCCATCCCCGACGAGGAATTCAAGGCGGCGGGCGCCGAACTGGCGGCCACCGCCGAACAGGTGTGGGCCGACGCCGACCTGCTGCTCAAGGTCAAGGAACCGACACCGCCCGAGTACGGCCTACTGCGCAGCGGGCAGGTCCTGTTCACCTATCTGCACCTGGCCGCGTCCCGCGCGTGCACCGATGCGCTATTGGCCTCGGGGACAACGTCGATCGCCTACGAGACCGTCGAGGGCGCCGACGGCAGCCTGCCGCTGCTGGCGCCGATGAGTGAGGTCGCCGGTCGGCTCGCCGCCCAGGTCGGGGCCTACCACCTGATGAGGACCGAGGGCGGCCGCGGTGTGCTGATGGGCGGGGTGCCGGGCGTCAAGGGCGCCGACGTCGTGGTCATCGGCGCCGGCACGGCCGGCTACAACGCGGCCCGCGTCGCCTCCGGCATGGGGGCGACCGTCATGGTGTTCGACCTCAACATCGCCAGGCTCCGGGTGCTCGACGCCGAGTTCGGGGGACGCATCGGCACGCGTTATTCATCGGCGTACGAGTTGTCGGGTGCGGTCACCCGCGCCGACCTGGTGATCGGGGCCGTGCTGGTGCCCGGCGGCAAGGCGCCCACGCTGGTCCCCAACTCGCTTGTCGCGCAAATGAAGACGGGCGCGGTGCTGGTCGACATCTCGATCGACCAGGGCGGCTGCTTCGAGGACTCCCGCCCTACCACCCACGACCAGCCGACGTTCGCGGTGCACGACACGCTGTTCTACTGCGTGGCCAACATGCCCAGCGCGGTGCCCAAGACGTCCACGGTGGCGCTGACCAACGCCACCATGCCGTACGTCCTCAGGATCGCCGACCACGGATGGCGGGCGGCGTGCCAGACGGATCCGGCTCTCGCCAAGGGGCTTTCGACTCACGCGGGGGCGTTGCTCTGCGAACGTGTGGCCGCCGACCTGGACCTGCCCTTCACGGACCGGGCGAGCGTGCTGGCCTGA
- a CDS encoding SRPBCC family protein — protein sequence MSDPCVAATVHIDARPDVVYELVTDLPTLASLAEEAVSMEWRKGDAACPGAVFTGHNKNGALSWNTRCTVTVAEPGRRFGFDVHYTVIPVARWQYDIEDADGGCRVTESTWDRRPGWFRKLAGRSTGVSDRAAANAEHIRLTLQRLKQRAEAR from the coding sequence ATGTCCGATCCCTGCGTGGCGGCCACCGTCCACATCGACGCCCGTCCCGACGTGGTGTACGAGCTCGTCACCGACCTCCCGACGCTGGCCTCGCTGGCCGAGGAGGCGGTGTCGATGGAGTGGCGCAAGGGCGATGCGGCGTGCCCGGGCGCGGTCTTCACCGGTCACAACAAGAACGGCGCATTGAGCTGGAACACCCGGTGCACCGTGACCGTCGCCGAACCGGGCCGGCGTTTCGGGTTCGACGTGCACTACACCGTCATCCCGGTCGCGCGCTGGCAATACGACATCGAAGACGCCGATGGCGGCTGTCGGGTCACCGAAAGTACCTGGGACCGACGGCCGGGCTGGTTCCGGAAGTTAGCCGGCAGGTCCACAGGCGTTTCGGATCGGGCCGCCGCCAACGCCGAACACATCCGGCTCACCCTGCAGCGGCTGAAGCAGCGCGCCGAGGCCCGGTAG
- a CDS encoding SDR family oxidoreductase: protein MLTVDDRAAIKSTITASDGVNLAVYRYTDFDPQRPTIVAIHGFPDNYHVWDGVAAHLGDRYNVVAYDVRGAGESGRPATRSGYAFAQLVADLDAVIDSLGVERVHLLAHDWGSIATWAAVTDDSVMGKVASFTSISGPHLRYAGVFLRSARTPRAVAQVARQLVSSGYIGFFLCPGVPELSFRSRIGVKVVEAAERIGRSSTLSRRDRTPRSIGDYLNGLNLYRENMPAPMISPGSHLPETTVPVQVLVPRKDIFVTPALQRFTGAIPARGRVVSIEGGHWVVTSRPDVIARLTGEWVDQNADGATAPGAVSRGRREVPVGPHDVRGKLALVTGGGAGIGRATAVQLARRGARKVLIVDRDLGAAQETADAVRAACAEAAVYQADVSDEDMMNDLAEHVLAEHGVVDILVNNAGIGMAGRFLETSPENWDDIIGINVRGVIAGSRAFGAQMVERGQGGTIINVASAAAFIPSKSMVAYGTTKAAVLAFSEALRADFADEGITVSAVCPGFVNTNIAKSTVYAGMTPEQQERAREKADAAYRRRNFTPEAVAKAIVKAVETGPAVVPVAAESRVGYAMRRISPSTIRLLARLDIRQS from the coding sequence ATGTTGACCGTCGACGACCGGGCGGCAATCAAATCCACCATCACGGCGTCCGACGGCGTGAACCTGGCCGTTTACCGGTACACCGATTTCGACCCGCAACGCCCGACCATCGTGGCGATCCACGGCTTTCCCGACAACTACCACGTCTGGGACGGCGTGGCCGCGCACCTGGGCGATCGCTACAACGTCGTGGCCTACGACGTGCGCGGCGCCGGTGAATCGGGCCGCCCCGCAACCCGATCCGGGTACGCCTTCGCCCAGCTGGTGGCGGACCTCGATGCGGTGATCGACAGCCTCGGCGTCGAGCGGGTGCACCTGCTTGCCCACGACTGGGGCTCGATCGCGACCTGGGCCGCGGTCACCGACGACTCCGTGATGGGGAAAGTCGCGTCGTTCACCTCGATTTCGGGACCGCACCTGCGGTACGCCGGCGTGTTTCTGCGTTCGGCGCGCACTCCGCGCGCGGTGGCTCAGGTCGCGCGGCAGCTGGTGTCGTCGGGCTATATCGGGTTTTTCCTGTGCCCGGGCGTGCCGGAACTGTCGTTCCGCTCCCGGATAGGGGTGAAAGTCGTTGAGGCCGCAGAGCGTATCGGCCGGTCGAGCACTCTGAGCCGGCGCGACCGGACGCCGCGTTCCATCGGCGACTATCTCAACGGGCTCAACCTGTACCGGGAGAACATGCCCGCGCCCATGATCTCGCCCGGATCGCACCTGCCCGAAACCACCGTCCCGGTGCAGGTCCTGGTGCCGCGCAAGGACATCTTCGTGACGCCCGCCCTGCAGCGCTTCACCGGCGCGATCCCCGCCCGTGGCAGGGTGGTCTCCATCGAGGGCGGGCACTGGGTGGTCACCTCGCGCCCGGACGTCATCGCGCGATTGACCGGCGAGTGGGTGGATCAAAACGCCGACGGCGCAACGGCTCCGGGTGCGGTTTCGCGCGGACGGCGCGAGGTGCCGGTCGGTCCACATGACGTGCGGGGCAAGCTCGCGCTCGTCACCGGCGGGGGCGCGGGCATCGGCCGGGCCACCGCGGTGCAACTGGCCCGGCGCGGCGCCCGAAAGGTGCTGATCGTCGACCGGGATCTGGGCGCCGCCCAGGAAACCGCGGACGCCGTCCGCGCCGCCTGCGCGGAGGCCGCGGTGTACCAGGCCGACGTGAGCGACGAAGACATGATGAACGACCTTGCCGAGCACGTGCTTGCCGAACACGGCGTGGTCGACATCCTGGTCAACAACGCCGGCATCGGGATGGCGGGCCGTTTCCTGGAGACCAGCCCGGAGAACTGGGACGACATCATCGGGATCAACGTCCGCGGTGTCATCGCCGGCAGCAGGGCGTTCGGCGCGCAGATGGTCGAGCGTGGGCAGGGCGGGACGATCATCAACGTCGCATCGGCGGCGGCCTTCATCCCCTCGAAGTCGATGGTGGCCTACGGCACCACCAAGGCGGCGGTGCTGGCGTTCAGCGAGGCATTGCGGGCCGACTTCGCCGACGAGGGCATCACCGTCTCCGCCGTGTGCCCCGGTTTTGTCAACACCAACATCGCGAAGAGCACCGTCTACGCCGGGATGACCCCGGAACAGCAGGAACGCGCCCGGGAGAAGGCCGACGCGGCGTACCGGCGCCGCAACTTCACGCCGGAGGCCGTCGCGAAGGCGATCGTGAAGGCGGTCGAGACCGGCCCGGCCGTGGTGCCGGTCGCCGCCGAGTCTCGCGTCGGGTACGCGATGCGGCGGATCAGCCCGTCGACGATTCGCTTGTTGGCGCGCCTGGACATCCGGCAGTCATAA
- a CDS encoding GNAT family N-acetyltransferase, translated as MNVSDDIRIRQAEPADLGAVAEMHYGVWRRSWTGILTSPLLNLLGPPKRWVADVYPQTLNRPGWSMWIAEAGGRAVGVTIFGPDDDEPGSTQIDALYIADDRQRRGTGGLLLDTVLRRSPSTDVILWCAEQNAKARSFYEKNHFRADGRTLTWEPLPGIRVPHLGYRLTRPAVLSL; from the coding sequence GTGAACGTCAGCGACGACATCCGCATCCGGCAGGCCGAGCCGGCCGATCTAGGCGCCGTCGCCGAGATGCACTACGGGGTGTGGCGCCGGTCCTGGACCGGCATCCTGACGTCGCCCCTGCTGAATCTCCTCGGCCCGCCCAAGCGGTGGGTCGCCGACGTCTACCCGCAAACGCTCAATCGCCCTGGCTGGAGCATGTGGATCGCCGAAGCGGGCGGCCGCGCGGTCGGTGTGACGATCTTCGGGCCCGACGACGACGAGCCGGGCAGCACCCAGATCGACGCGCTCTACATCGCCGACGACCGCCAACGGCGCGGCACCGGCGGCCTGCTGCTCGACACGGTCCTGCGGCGCAGCCCGTCGACCGACGTGATCTTGTGGTGTGCCGAGCAGAACGCGAAGGCGCGCAGCTTCTACGAGAAGAACCACTTCCGCGCCGACGGGCGGACCCTGACCTGGGAACCACTGCCGGGAATCCGGGTGCCGCACCTCGGCTACCGGCTCACGCGCCCGGCGGTCCTGTCGTTATGA
- a CDS encoding TetR/AcrR family transcriptional regulator: MLEAALKSLASGEPGSVSANRIAKDIGATWGAVQYQFGDTDGFWAAVLHRTAERRAQTIAALSTPVPQDAPLRERVGAIVETLYRGLASPDSRAIENLRAALPRDPEDLERLYPRTAAELVSWGKSWLETCQNAFAGLDVDPDRVREVAALIPGAMRGLVSERQLGSYADMDMARRGLTNALAAYLEQSRVGGLPGS; the protein is encoded by the coding sequence ATGCTCGAGGCCGCGCTCAAGTCGCTGGCCTCCGGCGAGCCGGGCTCGGTGTCGGCCAATCGCATCGCCAAGGACATCGGCGCGACCTGGGGGGCGGTGCAGTACCAGTTCGGCGACACCGACGGCTTCTGGGCCGCGGTGTTACACCGCACCGCCGAGCGGCGCGCCCAGACCATCGCGGCGCTCTCGACGCCGGTGCCGCAGGATGCGCCGCTTCGGGAGCGTGTCGGCGCCATCGTCGAGACGCTCTACCGCGGCCTGGCGTCGCCGGATTCGCGCGCCATCGAGAACCTGCGGGCTGCACTCCCCCGTGACCCCGAGGACCTCGAACGCCTCTACCCGCGCACCGCCGCCGAACTTGTGTCGTGGGGCAAGAGCTGGCTGGAAACCTGCCAGAACGCGTTCGCCGGTCTGGACGTCGACCCGGACCGAGTGCGCGAGGTGGCGGCCCTCATCCCCGGCGCGATGCGCGGCCTGGTGTCGGAACGCCAGTTGGGCTCCTACGCGGATATGGACATGGCGCGGCGCGGCCTGACCAACGCTCTGGCCGCCTACCTGGAACAGTCGCGGGTCGGCGGTCTGCCGGGGTCTTAA
- a CDS encoding Rieske 2Fe-2S domain-containing protein: MAKPPLSMKPTGWFQVAWSDEIGIGDVHRMKYFGEEMVAWRAESGELTVMNAYCEHLGAHLGYGGTVVGDVLQCPFHGWQWNREGRNVCIPYQDRPNRGRRIRTYPVAERNSSVYVWHDVERREPYFDAPDVFAAFGDGSAADGYYPQQRLYRPGLELHPQYVLENGVDFAHFKFVHNTPIVPVFTRHDFAEPVSFVDFTITFEGDDGQKIEDVNSGVQAINGGLGIAVTKSWGMVDNRTISAVTPVDDSTSDVRFMVYIGRVAGRDPERAERKADEFGREVIRQFEQDIEIWRHQRYSDPPALAADEYEGFTAIRKWAKRFYPDMHASQRG, translated from the coding sequence ATGGCTAAGCCGCCGCTGTCGATGAAACCGACGGGCTGGTTCCAGGTGGCCTGGTCCGACGAGATCGGCATCGGCGACGTGCATCGGATGAAGTACTTCGGCGAGGAGATGGTCGCCTGGCGGGCCGAATCGGGCGAGCTCACCGTGATGAATGCATACTGCGAGCACCTCGGCGCACACCTGGGCTACGGCGGCACGGTGGTCGGCGACGTGCTGCAGTGCCCCTTCCACGGGTGGCAGTGGAACCGGGAGGGCCGCAACGTCTGCATTCCGTATCAGGACCGGCCCAATCGCGGCAGGCGGATCCGCACCTATCCGGTGGCCGAGCGGAACTCGTCGGTCTACGTCTGGCATGACGTCGAGCGCCGCGAGCCGTACTTCGACGCGCCGGACGTCTTCGCCGCCTTCGGGGATGGTAGCGCCGCGGACGGCTACTACCCGCAGCAGCGGTTGTACCGCCCGGGCTTGGAATTGCACCCGCAGTACGTGCTCGAAAACGGCGTGGACTTCGCGCATTTCAAGTTCGTGCACAACACGCCGATCGTGCCGGTCTTCACGCGGCACGACTTCGCCGAGCCGGTGTCCTTCGTTGACTTCACCATCACTTTCGAGGGCGACGACGGACAGAAGATCGAGGACGTCAACAGCGGCGTGCAGGCGATCAACGGCGGCCTGGGGATCGCCGTGACCAAAAGCTGGGGCATGGTCGACAACCGGACGATCTCCGCGGTCACGCCGGTGGACGACTCCACCTCCGACGTCCGGTTCATGGTTTACATCGGCCGGGTGGCCGGCAGGGACCCGGAGCGCGCCGAGCGGAAGGCCGACGAGTTCGGCCGAGAGGTGATCCGGCAGTTCGAGCAAGACATCGAGATTTGGCGACATCAGCGCTACTCGGACCCGCCCGCGCTGGCCGCCGACGAGTACGAGGGCTTCACGGCAATTCGCAAGTGGGCCAAACGGTTCTACCCCGACATGCACGCATCCCAGAGAGGCTGA
- a CDS encoding NAD(P)H-dependent amine dehydrogenase family protein, translating into MTAHARPIRVFQVATGNVGKEMIKRIAAQPDLELVGVHCYSPEKVGRDAGELAGIEPNGVRATGSVDEIIAAKPDVLTFHGVFPDEDLYVRVLEAGINIVTTADWITGWHRDTNHPHPSGKPVTQLLREACLKGGATFYGTGMNPGVNQILGVVCSADVAEIENVTTIESVDVSCHHSKDTWIEVGYGQPVDDPDIPSKLEKYTRVFADSVLMMADCFDLPLDEVKFSYELGACTKDVDLGWYVLPKGSLGGNYIKYQGMVGGVPRVETHLEWQMTPHTDPSWNIKGCYITQIKGDPCVYNKHMIFPKPGVDLSNPDNFASIGMTVTGMPALASIKSVVAARPGIISSADLPLRGFAGRFKL; encoded by the coding sequence TTGACTGCACACGCTCGACCGATTCGCGTATTCCAGGTGGCCACCGGGAATGTCGGCAAGGAGATGATCAAGCGAATCGCCGCCCAGCCCGACCTCGAACTCGTTGGCGTGCATTGTTATTCGCCGGAGAAGGTCGGGCGTGATGCCGGCGAGCTGGCGGGCATCGAACCCAACGGGGTGCGGGCCACGGGCAGCGTCGACGAGATCATCGCGGCCAAGCCCGACGTGCTCACCTTCCACGGCGTGTTCCCCGACGAGGACCTGTACGTCAGGGTGCTCGAGGCCGGGATCAACATCGTGACCACCGCCGACTGGATCACCGGGTGGCACCGCGATACCAACCATCCGCACCCCTCGGGCAAGCCCGTCACCCAGCTGCTGCGGGAGGCCTGCCTCAAGGGCGGTGCGACGTTCTACGGCACCGGAATGAACCCGGGCGTGAACCAGATCCTCGGCGTGGTCTGTTCGGCGGACGTCGCCGAAATCGAGAACGTCACCACGATCGAGTCCGTCGACGTCTCGTGCCACCACTCCAAGGACACCTGGATCGAGGTCGGCTACGGCCAGCCGGTCGACGATCCCGATATCCCGTCCAAGCTGGAGAAGTACACCCGCGTTTTCGCCGACAGCGTCCTGATGATGGCCGACTGCTTCGACCTGCCGCTCGACGAGGTCAAGTTCAGCTACGAACTCGGGGCCTGCACCAAGGACGTCGACCTGGGCTGGTACGTGCTCCCCAAGGGTTCGCTGGGCGGTAACTACATCAAGTACCAGGGCATGGTCGGCGGGGTGCCGCGGGTCGAGACCCATTTGGAGTGGCAGATGACCCCGCACACCGATCCGAGCTGGAACATCAAGGGCTGCTACATCACTCAAATCAAGGGCGACCCCTGCGTCTACAACAAGCACATGATCTTCCCCAAGCCCGGCGTGGACCTGTCCAATCCGGACAACTTCGCCTCGATCGGCATGACGGTCACCGGCATGCCCGCGCTCGCGTCCATCAAGTCGGTGGTGGCGGCGCGTCCGGGAATCATCAGCAGCGCCGATCTGCCGCTGCGCGGGTTCGCGGGGCGGTTCAAGCTCTGA
- a CDS encoding HNH endonuclease signature motif containing protein, translating to MRSIQMPPEVVAAFDALDAAEAQIRGLNVGALDPAVLLHALERVETSRRRQLAWSYDVIAGLDNEDPAAVGGPVHKVVADWLRISNAEAGRRLRDVRQLSSRLTLTGEELPPELPATAQVWRDGLLDGQHLRVIQTFVRDLPHDLPAATVAHAERFLARQATKLRPDQLEKAAHRCALELNPDGKFSDADRARQRGFTWCGQRADGMSVGKLVASPELRANVDAWLARFAAPGMCNPDDETPCTEGVPSDEHAGGDTRSHAQRQHDALNALVRGQLGDPKLGRHNGLPVTVIVSTTLQELASGAGRAVTGGGTVLPMRDLIRMAGHAYHYLAVFDEHSTRPLYLGRTRRIASPDQRIVLYAKDRGCTHPGCDVPGYWSEVHHVTGWAAGGPTDADNLTFTCAPFHKLVEEGWRTRKLPDGRTEWIPPPPWDRGARTNDYHHPERLFAEDDDAP from the coding sequence ATGCGTTCGATACAGATGCCGCCGGAGGTGGTCGCAGCGTTCGACGCGCTGGATGCCGCCGAGGCGCAGATCCGCGGCCTGAACGTCGGCGCGTTGGACCCGGCAGTCCTCCTGCACGCGCTGGAACGGGTGGAAACCTCGCGCCGCCGGCAACTGGCCTGGAGCTACGACGTGATCGCCGGCCTGGACAACGAGGATCCCGCAGCAGTCGGCGGCCCGGTGCACAAGGTCGTCGCCGACTGGCTGCGGATCAGCAACGCCGAGGCGGGCCGCCGGCTTAGGGACGTCAGACAGCTGTCCAGCCGGTTGACTCTGACCGGCGAGGAGCTGCCACCGGAGTTGCCGGCGACGGCGCAGGTCTGGCGCGACGGCCTGCTCGACGGGCAGCACCTACGGGTGATCCAGACGTTCGTCCGCGACCTCCCGCACGACCTGCCCGCCGCCACCGTGGCGCACGCCGAGCGGTTCCTGGCTCGGCAGGCGACCAAGCTGCGTCCCGATCAGCTGGAGAAGGCGGCACACCGGTGCGCGCTGGAGCTCAATCCCGACGGCAAGTTTTCCGACGCCGACCGCGCGCGTCAGCGCGGCTTCACCTGGTGCGGCCAGCGGGCCGACGGCATGAGCGTCGGGAAGCTGGTGGCCTCCCCGGAACTCCGGGCCAACGTCGACGCCTGGCTCGCCCGGTTCGCGGCTCCCGGGATGTGCAACCCGGACGACGAAACCCCGTGCACCGAGGGAGTACCCAGCGACGAACACGCGGGCGGAGACACCCGAAGCCACGCCCAGCGCCAACATGACGCACTCAACGCCCTGGTCCGCGGTCAGCTGGGTGATCCGAAGCTCGGCCGGCACAACGGGTTACCCGTCACCGTCATCGTGTCGACCACGCTGCAGGAATTGGCGTCGGGCGCGGGCCGGGCGGTCACGGGCGGCGGAACGGTGCTCCCAATGCGCGACCTGATCAGGATGGCCGGCCATGCCTACCATTACCTAGCCGTGTTCGACGAGCACTCAACACGCCCGCTGTACCTCGGCCGGACGCGACGCATCGCGTCCCCCGATCAGCGCATCGTCTTGTATGCGAAGGACCGCGGCTGCACACACCCGGGCTGCGACGTGCCGGGCTACTGGTCCGAGGTGCACCATGTAACCGGTTGGGCCGCCGGTGGACCGACCGACGCGGACAACCTCACGTTCACCTGCGCGCCGTTCCACAAGCTCGTCGAAGAGGGCTGGCGGACAAGGAAGTTGCCCGATGGCCGCACCGAGTGGATTCCGCCGCCGCCCTGGGACCGCGGCGCGCGCACGAACGACTATCACCATCCGGAACGCCTCTTCGCCGAGGACGACGATGCGCCCTGA
- a CDS encoding EAL domain-containing protein, with protein MNAIRRRGWVIAFDDAGVNSASLPLLDVLRPEIVKLDMNLVRSTPRAHASQVMSAALTYRERRNAVILAEGVETGDQRVRSRLRHAVTCVTIIASHLLARIT; from the coding sequence GTGAACGCCATCCGCCGGCGCGGCTGGGTCATCGCCTTCGACGACGCCGGCGTGAACTCGGCCTCCCTGCCACTGCTGGACGTGCTGCGACCGGAGATCGTCAAGCTCGACATGAACCTCGTCCGCTCCACCCCGCGGGCACACGCGTCCCAGGTGATGTCGGCGGCGCTGACCTACCGGGAACGTCGGAATGCGGTCATCCTCGCGGAGGGCGTCGAGACGGGCGACCAGCGGGTCCGGTCGCGACTCCGGCACGCCGTCACCTGCGTCACCATCATCGCCTCCCACCTGCTGGCCCGCATCACGTGA